The Shinella zoogloeoides genome contains the following window.
AATTCAGGAGCAGGCCGGAGGCTGTCTTGCCCCGGCCGACGGCCGGAATGGTCTCGTGATTGCGGTCGAGTACGGCGCGCGTCACCTTCTCATCCTCGCGGGACTGGAGATGGATGTACCAATCGCTGGTGAAGAGCGCCTCGAAGCGGAAATGCGCCGTGTAGAAGGCGGCGGTGCCGGCGACGTCGTCGGTCATGATGACAGGATAGTAGCTGGTCGTTTTCATCTCTTTCCCTTTCGGCTTGGCACAATTCCGGGCGCAAAACCGCTGCGCATTTTTGCTGGAATTGCCTTTGGAGAAAACATACAATCTGCATGTTTCTATGAATTAACATACATACAGTTTGTATGTAAAGAGGCGAGATGGCGCGCAGCAACAAGGAACGCACCGAGGCGACGCGCCTCGCTTTGATTGAGGCTGCCCGGCGGCTTTTTGTGGAAAAGGGTTATGCGGAGACGGCGACGCCCGACATCGTGGGGGAAGCCGGGGTGACGCGGGGCGCGCTCTACCACCATTTCGAGGACAAGAAGGCGCTCTTCCGCGCCGTTCTGGAGCGCGAGGCGCAAGCCGTGGCGGAGCGCATCGAGGCCGTGTCGGTGCCGGCCGGCACGCCGCGCGAGGCGCTGCTTCTCGGCGCGTCGGCCTATTTCGACGCCATGGCGGCACCCGGCCGCACGCGCCTTCTGCTTCTCGAAGCCCCCGCCGTGCTCGGCTTCGAGGGGGCAGGGGCAATCGAACGGGACAATGCCGAAAGCACGCTCGAAACGGGGCTGTCCGCCTTGCTGGGGCCGGATGTCGAGGCGGGGAAACTCGTGGCGCTCACCGGCCTTCTCTCCGCCGCCTTCGACCGCGCGGCCATCGCCATCGAGGCCGGCGGCGACCGCAAGGCCTATGAGGGGGCGATCGCCGCCCTGCTGGATGGGCTCAGGGCGTAGGGCCGAACATCTGCGCCGGCAGCTCGACCAGCGGGGCGGGCACGTCGCAGGTCTTTTCCGGCGACTTGCAGAGATCGGCGATGACGCAGTGCTCGCATTCCGGCTTGCGCGCCTTGCAACAGTACCGCCCATGCAGGATCAGCCAGTGGTGGGCGTGGTAGAGATATTCGTCGGGGACGATGCGCATCAGCTTGTCCTCCACCTCGTCCGGCGTCTTGCCGGGGGCGAGGAGCAGCCGGTTGGCGATGCGGAAGATATGCGTGTCGACCGCCATCGTCGCATGCCCGAAGGCCATGGAGAGCACGACATTGGCCGTCTTGCGGCCGACGCCGGGCAGCATCACCAGTTCCTCGCGGGTGCGTGGCACTTCGCTGCCGAAGCGCTCGACCAGCATCCGGCTGAGCGCGATGACGTTCTTGGCCTTGTTGCGGTAGAGGCCGATGGTCTTGATGTATTCGCGGACCTTCTCCTCGCCGAGATCAAGCATCTTCTCCGGCGTGTCGGCGATCTTGAAGAGCGCGCGCGTCGCCTTGTTGACGCCGGCATCCGTCGCCTGCGCGGAAAGCGCCACGGCGACGACGAGCGTGAACGGGTTCACATGCTCCAGCTCGCCCTTGGGTTCCGGCCGCTGGATGGAGAAGCGCCGGAACATCTCCTTCAGCTCGTCCTGCGAATAGAGGCTTTTCACCCGCGCGGGCGCCTTGCGGCGCGGCGGCGCCGAGGGCGTTTTCTTCCGGGTCTTCACGCTGTCCATGATGCCTCCGATGCGGGCCGCAAAACCGCTACACAGTCCCGCGCGGCTTGCTTATAATCAAGCGTCATGACCCAAGGCAACGCCGACATCACGATGAACGACCGGCCGGTCTTCTCCGCCGAGCTGCATCCCTATCGCTCGCTGGGGCGGAACGGGCACCGCGTCTTCTTCCTCATCGCGGGCGCGCTCAGTTTCGCCCATATGGCCGTCTTCATGATTTCCGGCGCCTGGCCGGTGGTCATGTTCTTCGGCGCGGATTTCCTCATCCTCTTCGGCGCTTTCTGGCTGAACAACCGGGCGGCAAAGGCGAAGGAGATCGTCTCGCTATCGCGCACCAATATCTCGATCCGCAAGATCACCC
Protein-coding sequences here:
- a CDS encoding VOC family protein, whose protein sequence is MKTTSYYPVIMTDDVAGTAAFYTAHFRFEALFTSDWYIHLQSREDEKVTRAVLDRNHETIPAVGRGKTASGLLLNFEVEDVDAVHDAVRAAGLPILLAIRNEDFGQRHFITADPNGVMIDVIKPIPPSADYAALYDASVLPQ
- a CDS encoding TetR/AcrR family transcriptional regulator, which translates into the protein MARSNKERTEATRLALIEAARRLFVEKGYAETATPDIVGEAGVTRGALYHHFEDKKALFRAVLEREAQAVAERIEAVSVPAGTPREALLLGASAYFDAMAAPGRTRLLLLEAPAVLGFEGAGAIERDNAESTLETGLSALLGPDVEAGKLVALTGLLSAAFDRAAIAIEAGGDRKAYEGAIAALLDGLRA
- the nth gene encoding endonuclease III codes for the protein MDSVKTRKKTPSAPPRRKAPARVKSLYSQDELKEMFRRFSIQRPEPKGELEHVNPFTLVVAVALSAQATDAGVNKATRALFKIADTPEKMLDLGEEKVREYIKTIGLYRNKAKNVIALSRMLVERFGSEVPRTREELVMLPGVGRKTANVVLSMAFGHATMAVDTHIFRIANRLLLAPGKTPDEVEDKLMRIVPDEYLYHAHHWLILHGRYCCKARKPECEHCVIADLCKSPEKTCDVPAPLVELPAQMFGPTP
- a CDS encoding DUF2244 domain-containing protein, with product MTQGNADITMNDRPVFSAELHPYRSLGRNGHRVFFLIAGALSFAHMAVFMISGAWPVVMFFGADFLILFGAFWLNNRAAKAKEIVSLSRTNISIRKITPSGKETEFVFNPFWARFLVSRKPKIGITAMHLRGNGRETDIGAFLPLDDRERFASAFSGALARVKRGY